Proteins co-encoded in one Kribbella qitaiheensis genomic window:
- a CDS encoding YczE/YyaS/YitT family protein translates to MTATLEAPRVLAALNPIQQLQAGKLPRRLVQLYVGLTLYGASMGLMIQGNLGLDPWDVLHSGITKHLDVSFGTVVIAMSFVVLLGWIPLRQWPGLGTISNAIVIGLVTDLTLSTVDRPDALWLRIVFMLSGIVVNALAGALYIGAQFGPGPRDGLMTGLVRRTGLSVRLVRTTLEVTVLAIGWLLGGVLGFGTVAYALAIGPLVHFLLPIFTVRLPAATK, encoded by the coding sequence GTGACCGCCACTCTCGAAGCCCCACGCGTTCTTGCCGCCCTCAATCCGATCCAGCAACTCCAGGCCGGCAAACTGCCGCGACGGCTGGTGCAGCTGTATGTCGGGCTGACGCTGTACGGCGCATCGATGGGCCTGATGATCCAGGGCAACCTCGGGCTGGATCCGTGGGACGTGCTGCACTCGGGCATCACCAAGCACCTGGACGTCAGCTTCGGGACCGTGGTGATCGCGATGAGCTTCGTGGTGCTGCTCGGCTGGATCCCGTTGCGGCAATGGCCGGGGCTCGGCACGATCAGCAACGCCATCGTGATCGGGCTGGTCACCGACCTGACGCTGTCGACGGTGGATCGTCCGGACGCTCTCTGGTTGCGGATCGTCTTCATGCTCAGCGGAATCGTGGTGAACGCGCTGGCGGGTGCGCTGTACATCGGCGCCCAGTTCGGCCCCGGTCCGCGCGATGGGCTGATGACGGGACTCGTACGGCGTACCGGGCTGAGCGTGCGATTGGTGCGTACGACGCTGGAGGTGACCGTGCTTGCGATCGGCTGGCTACTCGGCGGCGTCCTCGGCTTCGGAACCGTCGCCTACGCGCTCGCCATCGGCCCGCTCGTCCACTTCCTGCTGCCGATCTTCACCGTCCGGTTGCCCGCAGCAACCAAATGA
- a CDS encoding PLP-dependent aminotransferase family protein, giving the protein MTGRHVPASTLSGLLGGWSDASGPAYRSLADRLRLLIADGRIMPGARVPSERELTDALGVSRTTVASAYRELRDRGYLTSRRGSGSVTSLPSKIEPEPGRHHAPGIDTVGLYDFTCAASPAVPGISTAVAEALEDLPGHLATPGYHPQGLPELRAAIAASYEDRGLPTSADQIIVTAGALAATSIVIRAMTQIGDRVLTESPTHPNSVDAIRRSGCRVVAVPMSPGGWDLPLLEATIRQTSPRAAWMVADFQNPTGRLMSAADRQRLAIAFARARTTAIVDETLFELSLDGQEMPPPFALFDPASVITVGSVSKSFWGGLRIGWIRAPEALVARILDARGSLDLGAPVLEQLVVCRLLGDRAAVLAERRPGLAMQRDALAAALRTTLPSWRFDVPGGGLSLWCELPEPVGSSLVGVAQRNGVLLVAGSRFSPDGGLESFLRLPYTLDADTLRDAVQRLADSYEGLAAGPPPRRTAAMIA; this is encoded by the coding sequence ATGACAGGGCGACATGTTCCGGCAAGCACCCTTTCCGGCCTGCTCGGTGGCTGGTCCGACGCCTCCGGCCCGGCGTACCGGAGCCTGGCCGACCGGCTCCGGCTGCTGATCGCGGACGGCCGGATCATGCCCGGCGCCCGGGTCCCGAGTGAGCGCGAGCTGACCGATGCGCTCGGGGTCAGCCGGACGACCGTCGCCTCGGCGTACCGGGAGCTGCGCGATCGCGGGTACCTCACCAGCCGGCGCGGGTCGGGCAGCGTCACGTCGTTGCCGTCCAAGATCGAGCCCGAGCCCGGGCGGCACCACGCTCCGGGGATCGACACGGTGGGGCTCTACGACTTCACCTGCGCCGCCTCCCCCGCAGTACCGGGAATCAGTACTGCGGTTGCCGAGGCACTCGAGGATCTGCCGGGGCATCTGGCGACTCCCGGCTATCACCCGCAGGGGCTGCCAGAGCTCCGGGCAGCGATCGCCGCGTCGTACGAGGATCGTGGGCTGCCGACGTCCGCGGACCAGATCATCGTCACCGCCGGGGCATTGGCCGCCACTTCCATCGTGATCCGGGCGATGACGCAGATCGGCGACCGGGTGCTGACCGAGAGCCCGACCCACCCGAACTCGGTGGACGCGATCCGCCGCAGCGGTTGCCGGGTCGTGGCCGTGCCGATGAGTCCGGGCGGCTGGGACCTTCCCTTGCTAGAGGCAACGATCCGGCAGACGTCGCCGCGCGCGGCCTGGATGGTGGCCGACTTCCAGAACCCGACCGGACGGTTGATGTCCGCCGCTGACCGGCAGCGGCTGGCGATCGCGTTCGCTCGCGCCCGGACCACCGCGATCGTCGACGAGACGCTGTTCGAGCTTTCGCTGGACGGGCAGGAGATGCCGCCGCCGTTCGCGCTGTTCGACCCGGCGAGCGTGATCACGGTCGGGTCGGTCAGCAAGTCGTTCTGGGGTGGGCTGCGGATCGGCTGGATCCGGGCGCCTGAGGCGCTGGTCGCGCGGATCCTCGATGCTCGCGGATCGCTGGACCTGGGTGCGCCCGTCCTGGAGCAGCTGGTCGTCTGCCGGTTGCTGGGCGATCGCGCCGCAGTACTGGCTGAGCGTCGTCCTGGGCTGGCCATGCAGCGCGATGCTCTCGCGGCCGCTTTGCGTACCACGCTGCCGTCGTGGCGGTTCGACGTACCTGGCGGCGGGCTGTCGCTTTGGTGTGAGCTGCCCGAACCGGTCGGCTCCAGCCTGGTCGGGGTCGCACAGCGCAACGGCGTACTGCTCGTGGCCGGCTCGCGCTTCTCGCCGGACGGGGGTCTGGAGAGCTTCCTCCGATTGCCGTACACGCTCGACGCGGACACGCTGCGTGACGCAGTACAGCGATTGGCTGACTCGTACGAGGGGCTCGCGGCGGGACCACCTCCCCGGCGTACGGCGGCCATGATCGCGTGA
- a CDS encoding cystathionine gamma-synthase codes for MTYEHSYGFETLAIHAGNEPDPTTGSVVPPIYATSTYKQDGVGGLRNGYEYSRSANPTRSALEECLAAIEAGTRGFAFASGLAAEDTLIRSLCVPGDHVVFPDDAYGGTFRLFAKVLGTWGVEMTPAAVTNPEAIRAAIRPGKTKVVWLETPTNPLLNVADIAIVAQIAHDAGALLVVDNTFASPYLQQPLELGADVVVHSTTKYMGGHSDVVGGALIVRDAELIEKIAFHQNAIGAVAGPFDAWLVLRGIKTLGVRMDRHSDNAEKVVEFLQRHKGVTSVLYPGVDGHPGHETAAKQMKRFGGIVSFRVTGGEQHALDICNKAEVFTLGESLGGVESLIEHPGKMTHASVAGTPLEVPADLIRLSVGIETIDDLLADLDRAMA; via the coding sequence GTGACCTACGAACACTCCTACGGATTCGAAACGCTCGCCATTCATGCCGGGAACGAGCCCGACCCGACCACCGGCTCGGTGGTTCCGCCGATCTACGCGACCAGCACGTACAAGCAGGACGGCGTCGGCGGGCTGCGTAACGGCTACGAGTACTCCCGGTCGGCGAACCCGACCCGGAGCGCGCTCGAGGAGTGTCTGGCCGCGATCGAAGCGGGCACCAGAGGGTTCGCGTTCGCGAGCGGCCTGGCCGCCGAAGACACCCTGATCCGCTCGCTCTGCGTGCCGGGTGACCACGTGGTCTTCCCCGACGACGCGTACGGCGGCACGTTCCGCCTCTTCGCCAAGGTCCTGGGCACCTGGGGTGTCGAGATGACCCCGGCGGCCGTCACCAACCCGGAGGCGATCCGGGCCGCGATCCGCCCGGGCAAGACGAAGGTCGTCTGGCTGGAGACGCCGACCAACCCGCTGCTGAACGTGGCCGACATTGCCATCGTGGCGCAGATCGCCCACGATGCGGGTGCGCTGCTGGTGGTGGACAACACCTTCGCCTCGCCGTACCTGCAGCAGCCGCTCGAGCTCGGCGCCGACGTGGTGGTGCACTCGACCACGAAGTACATGGGTGGTCACTCGGACGTCGTCGGTGGCGCGCTGATCGTCCGCGACGCCGAACTGATCGAGAAGATCGCCTTCCACCAGAACGCGATCGGCGCCGTCGCCGGCCCGTTCGACGCCTGGCTGGTACTGCGTGGCATCAAGACCCTGGGCGTCCGGATGGACCGCCACAGCGACAACGCCGAGAAGGTCGTCGAGTTCCTGCAGCGGCACAAGGGCGTCACCTCGGTGCTCTACCCGGGCGTCGACGGCCACCCCGGCCACGAGACCGCGGCGAAGCAGATGAAGCGCTTCGGCGGGATCGTGTCGTTCCGGGTGACGGGCGGCGAGCAGCACGCGCTCGACATCTGCAACAAGGCCGAGGTGTTCACGCTGGGTGAGTCGCTCGGCGGCGTCGAGTCGCTGATCGAGCACCCGGGCAAGATGACGCACGCCTCGGTCGCGGGCACCCCGCTGGAGGTTCCGGCGGACCTGATCCGGCTCAGCGTCGGTATCGAGACGATCGACGACCTCCTCGCGGACCTCGACCGCGCGATGGCGTAA
- the msrA gene encoding peptide-methionine (S)-S-oxide reductase MsrA: MSFFKRNTALVEPAAALPGRQDPGFAVPADNIVLGTPQTAPVPAGFEEVWFGTGCFWGTEEIFWQQPGVYTTAVGYAGGYTPNPSYEEVCTGGTGHTEAVRVLYDPARTTFTDLLKVFWETHDPTQGMRQGNDLGSQYRSAIYYTTDEQRAEAERTRDLYAPVIKPLGYGDITTEIAPLGPVYYAEGYHQQYLHKNPNGYRCHSNTGAAFPA, translated from the coding sequence ATGTCGTTCTTCAAGCGCAACACAGCCCTGGTCGAGCCCGCGGCCGCCCTGCCCGGCCGTCAGGACCCCGGATTCGCCGTACCGGCGGACAACATCGTGCTCGGTACGCCGCAGACCGCACCTGTTCCGGCCGGCTTCGAGGAAGTCTGGTTCGGCACCGGCTGCTTCTGGGGCACCGAGGAGATCTTCTGGCAGCAGCCGGGCGTCTACACGACGGCCGTCGGCTACGCCGGTGGGTACACCCCCAACCCGTCGTACGAGGAAGTCTGCACCGGAGGCACCGGTCACACCGAGGCCGTCCGCGTCCTCTACGACCCGGCCAGGACCACCTTCACCGACCTGCTGAAGGTCTTCTGGGAAACCCACGACCCGACCCAGGGAATGCGCCAGGGCAACGACCTCGGTTCGCAGTACCGGTCGGCCATCTACTACACCACCGACGAGCAGCGCGCCGAGGCCGAGCGCACCCGCGACCTCTACGCCCCCGTCATCAAGCCCCTCGGCTACGGCGACATCACCACCGAAATCGCCCCCCTGGGCCCCGTCTACTACGCCGAGGGCTACCACCAGCAGTACCTCCACAAAAACCCCAACGGCTACCGCTGCCACAGCAACACTGGCGCTGCCTTCCCGGCCTAA